From Haloarcula sp. CBA1127, a single genomic window includes:
- the ppc gene encoding phosphoenolpyruvate carboxylase — protein sequence MTLHAREINQDVRELGALLGEVLEAQTSTEAFETVETIRNSCIDYRRGDAETRDEVHRALNRLNPETQDIVARAFTTYFELINLAEERERVREIREGSQEGVLADSVEEAVRDLAERGADPEEFEQVLEDVLIQPTFTAHPTEARRKTVKAKLRSVARDIERLDERRLTDREQKRIERDLDAEVTSLWQTPQVRDRRPEVTDEALNVQWYLENVLFDVIDEVYDELEHTLEDVYDEDIDIDTLYEFRSWAGSDRDGNPFVTTDVTEETLERQRDTVLPLYRNKLKELSGVLSQDASNIATDALFNERLDRHKSRLPGIATEAEERYPDEPYRQKLRLMRESVIRVSDVRQGGYENEEELLTDLRVIADSLRENDAEVIAEAHVDPLIRKVETFGFTLASLDLRDHRKMHTDAIAEAVDRQGIDYASMDEDERVEFLTEAILQDNPVIDMEDTEGLSEDATRVLDRFRATADWQNEFGIDAIDTYAISWCEEPSHALEVLFLADQVDIVDLPGYCGFDVVPLLESEYALSGARRIMGTLFENEAYSQALEARDNIQEIMLGYSDSNKENGFLAANWSLYNNQKRLADITDDYDVEMRLFHGRGGSISRGGGPMNDAMLALPNETVTGQIKFTEQGEAIAEKYANHDIAERNLEQMLNAQIRARQNAIDEPVEEIPDEWADAMETAADAARDEYQDLLETDGFVEFFEQATPITVIENLNMGSRPASRSEDRSVEDLRAIPWVFSWTQARCIIPGWYSISTGLDAYLENGGDMETLQEMYENWPFFRTKLDNASLALARTDLGIAEEYADLADPELRERIYPRIVEEYEDTVEKVLEITGQDGLLSREWLQENLERRNPYVDPLNLLQVRLLKQSHRTETERRTLRLTVQGIAAGMKNTG from the coding sequence ATGACTTTGCACGCCAGAGAGATAAACCAGGACGTACGGGAGTTGGGTGCGCTCCTGGGCGAAGTGCTGGAGGCACAAACGTCAACCGAGGCGTTTGAAACGGTAGAAACTATCCGGAACTCGTGTATCGACTACCGGCGTGGTGACGCAGAAACACGGGACGAGGTCCACCGGGCGCTGAACCGACTGAATCCGGAAACGCAGGATATCGTCGCACGCGCGTTTACCACGTATTTCGAGCTTATCAATCTCGCCGAGGAACGCGAACGGGTCCGCGAAATCCGGGAAGGCAGTCAGGAGGGCGTGCTGGCCGATAGCGTCGAGGAAGCCGTCCGGGACCTGGCCGAACGGGGGGCCGACCCGGAAGAGTTCGAGCAGGTTCTGGAAGACGTGCTCATCCAGCCGACGTTCACGGCCCACCCGACCGAGGCCCGCCGGAAGACAGTGAAAGCGAAACTCCGGTCGGTTGCCCGTGACATCGAACGACTCGACGAGCGGCGACTCACTGACCGCGAGCAAAAGCGCATCGAACGGGACCTTGATGCTGAAGTGACGAGTCTCTGGCAGACCCCACAGGTCCGTGACCGCCGACCCGAGGTCACCGACGAGGCACTGAACGTCCAGTGGTACCTCGAGAACGTCCTGTTCGACGTCATCGACGAGGTGTACGACGAACTCGAACACACTCTCGAAGACGTGTACGACGAGGACATCGACATCGACACGCTCTACGAGTTCCGCTCGTGGGCCGGCTCCGACCGCGACGGTAACCCCTTTGTCACCACCGACGTGACCGAGGAGACGCTGGAGCGCCAGCGCGACACCGTGCTGCCGCTGTACCGCAACAAGCTCAAAGAGCTCTCCGGCGTGCTGAGCCAGGACGCCTCGAACATCGCGACTGACGCGCTGTTCAACGAGCGACTGGACCGCCACAAGTCTAGGCTCCCCGGCATCGCCACGGAAGCCGAGGAACGGTATCCCGATGAGCCCTACCGCCAGAAGCTCCGGTTGATGCGCGAATCCGTCATCCGGGTCAGCGACGTTCGCCAGGGCGGCTACGAGAACGAGGAGGAACTGCTGACCGACCTCCGCGTCATCGCCGACAGCCTCCGCGAAAACGATGCCGAGGTCATCGCTGAGGCCCACGTCGACCCACTGATCCGCAAGGTCGAGACGTTCGGCTTCACCCTCGCTAGCCTCGACCTGCGCGACCACCGGAAGATGCACACCGACGCCATCGCCGAGGCTGTCGACCGGCAAGGCATCGACTACGCGTCGATGGACGAGGACGAGCGCGTCGAGTTCCTGACCGAGGCGATCCTCCAGGACAACCCCGTCATCGACATGGAAGACACCGAGGGTCTCTCGGAGGACGCCACCCGCGTCCTCGACCGCTTCCGTGCGACCGCCGACTGGCAAAACGAGTTCGGCATCGACGCCATCGACACCTACGCCATCTCGTGGTGTGAGGAGCCCAGCCACGCGCTGGAGGTCCTGTTCCTGGCCGACCAGGTCGACATCGTCGACCTGCCCGGTTACTGCGGGTTCGACGTGGTGCCGCTGCTGGAATCGGAGTATGCACTCTCCGGAGCCCGCCGCATCATGGGCACGCTGTTCGAGAACGAGGCCTACTCCCAGGCGCTGGAGGCCCGGGACAACATTCAGGAGATCATGCTTGGCTACTCCGACTCGAACAAGGAGAACGGCTTCCTCGCCGCCAACTGGTCGCTGTACAACAACCAGAAGCGACTCGCGGACATCACCGACGACTACGACGTGGAGATGCGCCTGTTCCACGGCCGCGGCGGCTCTATCTCTCGCGGTGGCGGCCCGATGAACGACGCCATGCTGGCCCTGCCAAACGAGACGGTGACCGGCCAGATCAAGTTCACCGAGCAGGGCGAGGCCATCGCCGAGAAGTACGCCAACCACGACATCGCCGAGCGGAACCTCGAACAGATGCTCAACGCCCAGATTCGGGCGCGCCAAAACGCAATTGATGAGCCCGTCGAGGAGATTCCCGACGAGTGGGCGGACGCGATGGAGACGGCGGCCGACGCCGCCCGTGACGAGTATCAGGACCTGCTTGAGACCGACGGCTTCGTTGAGTTCTTCGAGCAGGCGACGCCGATCACCGTCATCGAGAACCTCAACATGGGCTCGCGGCCGGCCTCCCGAAGCGAGGACCGCAGCGTCGAGGACCTCCGTGCCATTCCGTGGGTGTTCTCCTGGACGCAGGCCCGCTGTATCATCCCCGGCTGGTACTCGATTTCGACCGGGCTGGACGCCTACCTCGAAAACGGCGGCGACATGGAAACCCTACAGGAGATGTACGAGAACTGGCCGTTCTTCCGGACGAAACTCGACAACGCGTCGCTGGCGCTCGCCCGTACTGACCTCGGAATCGCCGAGGAGTACGCCGACCTCGCTGACCCCGAACTCCGCGAGCGCATCTATCCGCGTATCGTCGAGGAGTACGAGGACACCGTCGAGAAGGTGCTCGAAATCACCGGGCAGGACGGCCTGCTCTCGCGTGAGTGGTTGCAGGAGAATCTCGAGCGCCGGAACCCGTACGTCGACCCGCTCAACCTGTTGCAGGTCCGCCTGCTCAAGCAGTCCCACCGGACCGAAACCGAGCGTCGGACCCTGCGGCTGACCGTTCAGGGTATCGCGGCCGGAATGAAAAACACCGGGTGA
- a CDS encoding universal stress protein, with product MALETVLLAVGPNDADRIDELADAVLDIASPADATVIVAHVFTDDQYDGVVDRLEFESTGEADPDEVADRHTTVRELVSRFDDAGLSTQVRGAVGNHGEQIVSLAEATTSDLVVVGGRKRSPTGKAVFGSTAQEVMLNAPCPVTFVRGED from the coding sequence ATGGCACTCGAAACTGTTCTTCTCGCAGTTGGACCGAACGACGCCGACCGAATTGACGAACTCGCTGACGCTGTGCTTGATATCGCGAGCCCGGCCGATGCGACGGTCATCGTCGCACACGTATTCACCGACGACCAGTACGACGGCGTCGTCGACAGGCTCGAATTCGAATCGACCGGCGAAGCCGACCCCGACGAGGTCGCCGACCGCCACACAACTGTCCGGGAACTCGTCTCGCGGTTCGACGACGCCGGCCTGTCGACACAGGTCCGGGGTGCCGTAGGTAACCACGGCGAGCAGATCGTCAGCCTCGCCGAAGCCACGACCTCGGACCTCGTCGTCGTCGGCGGCCGCAAGCGCTCGCCGACCGGGAAGGCCGTCTTCGGCTCCACCGCACAGGAAGTCATGCTGAACGCGCCGTGCCCGGTCACGTTCGTCCGCGGCGAAGACTAA
- a CDS encoding anaerobic glycerol-3-phosphate dehydrogenase subunit C, which translates to MSDAETPPETEFDPVAPNTGEEFEPVDVFPDSDDFDLRPGADSCYKCSTCDTNCPVAEVDDDFPGPKFQGPEQWRLKQSDDDHEIDDSVMDCSNCMRCDNACPSGVPLSQMHNTARGEYVSEQMDKLSVEYIRNRILANYRTSAFLASKVPRLANFAMNFGPARWVMEKTLGVTSERDFPAFAKQTFRDWWADRGGQVQSRENAKAARKRRGLPEDADKKVAYFHGCYSNYNTPEVGKAMVRVYEEFGYEVVAPEQKCSGTPMFANGMLDDARRHAETNVSSMSELVDEGYHAIASCTSCSMALRQEYPELFDIDGIDKVAENTFEAVEYLRIHEDLKGEVQAADVDGDLAEEFAYHAPCHSRNQGLDRQAVELFRDLDGAEVEDVGDSCSGISGTYGWKEEKYEKSMEIGEEMFEHMEHAEGETGMTECPTCAMQMEHGSGYEIRHPLELLEAALVE; encoded by the coding sequence ATGAGTGACGCTGAAACCCCACCAGAGACAGAGTTTGACCCGGTAGCACCGAACACAGGCGAGGAGTTCGAACCAGTTGATGTCTTCCCCGACAGCGACGACTTCGACCTCCGGCCCGGCGCGGACTCCTGTTACAAATGCTCGACCTGCGACACGAACTGCCCCGTCGCGGAGGTCGACGACGACTTCCCCGGCCCGAAGTTCCAGGGCCCCGAACAGTGGCGGCTCAAGCAGTCCGACGACGACCACGAGATCGACGACTCGGTGATGGACTGCTCGAACTGCATGCGCTGTGACAACGCCTGTCCGTCGGGTGTCCCGCTCAGCCAGATGCACAACACCGCCCGCGGGGAGTACGTCAGCGAACAGATGGACAAGCTCTCCGTCGAGTACATCCGCAACCGCATCCTCGCGAACTACCGAACCTCCGCGTTCTTGGCGAGCAAGGTTCCCCGACTCGCGAACTTCGCCATGAACTTCGGGCCGGCCCGCTGGGTCATGGAGAAGACGCTCGGCGTTACCAGCGAGCGTGACTTCCCTGCCTTCGCAAAACAGACCTTCCGCGATTGGTGGGCCGACCGCGGCGGTCAGGTCCAGTCACGGGAGAACGCGAAGGCGGCACGAAAACGGCGTGGGCTCCCCGAGGACGCCGACAAGAAGGTGGCGTACTTCCACGGCTGTTACTCCAACTACAACACGCCGGAGGTCGGCAAGGCGATGGTCCGGGTGTACGAGGAGTTCGGCTACGAGGTCGTCGCGCCCGAACAGAAGTGCTCTGGAACGCCGATGTTCGCCAACGGGATGCTCGACGACGCCCGCCGCCACGCCGAGACGAACGTCTCGTCGATGTCCGAACTCGTCGACGAGGGATACCACGCCATTGCCTCCTGTACCTCGTGTTCGATGGCGCTCCGACAGGAGTACCCCGAACTGTTCGATATCGACGGCATCGACAAGGTCGCCGAGAACACCTTCGAGGCCGTCGAGTACCTCCGCATCCACGAAGACCTCAAAGGCGAAGTGCAGGCGGCCGACGTGGACGGTGACCTCGCCGAGGAGTTCGCCTACCACGCTCCGTGTCACTCACGGAATCAGGGGCTGGACCGCCAAGCCGTCGAACTGTTCCGTGACCTCGACGGCGCCGAAGTCGAGGACGTCGGCGACTCCTGTTCCGGCATCTCGGGGACCTACGGCTGGAAAGAGGAGAAATACGAGAAGTCGATGGAGATCGGCGAGGAGATGTTCGAGCACATGGAACACGCCGAAGGCGAAACCGGCATGACCGAGTGCCCGACCTGCGCGATGCAGATGGAACACGGGAGCGGCTACGAGATCCGACATCCGCTCGAACTCCTCGAAGCCGCGCTGGTAGAGTAA
- the glpB gene encoding glycerol-3-phosphate dehydrogenase subunit GlpB: MAIESEVLVIGGGLGGLTSALAAAREGADVRLVSYKQSTLRQASGLVDVLGYTPDGDGPLTDPYEAIPSLPETHPYRKVGVQTVRDALSLFDDAVPTYEGEHTDTNALLPTHGGSIKPTARYPAGASAGLASDTRDTLLVGIEEMVDFDAPHVAAHLDATGVPFDVRGETIRFPGDLRADAKVTRYAKLLDTNSEVAVRGRMVPAREALAQRVNPLLEDEERVGFPAVLGDDNPGAIRDTLSDHLGVDVFEVPMGPPSLPGLRLEDALFSALDEAGASIETGNPVVDFDGEDRIEKVFIEKNGAKIPNSADQYVLATGGFVGKGVESDRDGVYEPVFDCHVPHAADRYDWFEGELFGDHEFARYGVATDGDLRPLDASEHNEFENLRAAGSVLGGYDFAAEKSGSGVSIATGYAAGQRAAQEAR; encoded by the coding sequence ATGGCTATTGAGTCTGAGGTACTCGTTATCGGCGGCGGTCTCGGTGGGCTGACCAGTGCGCTGGCGGCCGCCCGCGAGGGAGCGGACGTGCGACTGGTCTCCTACAAACAGAGCACACTTCGACAGGCGTCGGGTCTGGTGGACGTGCTCGGCTACACGCCGGACGGCGACGGCCCGCTGACCGACCCGTACGAGGCGATTCCGTCGCTGCCGGAGACTCATCCGTACCGAAAGGTAGGCGTCCAGACGGTGCGGGACGCACTGTCGCTGTTCGACGATGCGGTTCCGACCTACGAAGGTGAGCACACGGACACGAACGCGCTCCTGCCGACCCATGGCGGGAGTATCAAACCGACCGCCCGCTACCCGGCTGGAGCCAGCGCCGGCCTGGCCAGCGACACCCGCGACACGCTGCTGGTCGGCATCGAGGAGATGGTCGACTTCGACGCGCCCCACGTCGCTGCCCATCTCGACGCGACGGGCGTGCCATTCGACGTGCGTGGCGAGACAATCCGATTCCCCGGGGACCTGCGCGCAGACGCGAAGGTCACACGGTACGCCAAACTGCTCGATACCAACAGCGAGGTGGCAGTTCGCGGGCGAATGGTTCCGGCCCGCGAGGCGCTGGCCCAGCGCGTGAACCCGCTGCTGGAGGATGAAGAGCGGGTCGGCTTCCCGGCGGTTCTCGGCGACGACAACCCCGGCGCGATCCGCGACACACTGAGCGACCACCTCGGCGTCGACGTGTTCGAGGTCCCGATGGGGCCGCCGTCGCTGCCCGGCCTCCGTCTCGAAGACGCGCTGTTTTCGGCGCTGGACGAGGCCGGAGCCAGCATCGAGACCGGTAACCCTGTCGTCGATTTCGATGGCGAGGACCGTATCGAGAAGGTATTTATCGAGAAGAACGGCGCGAAGATACCCAACAGCGCCGACCAGTACGTCCTCGCGACCGGCGGCTTCGTCGGAAAGGGCGTCGAGTCCGACCGCGATGGGGTGTACGAACCGGTGTTCGACTGCCACGTCCCCCACGCCGCGGACCGCTACGACTGGTTCGAGGGCGAACTGTTCGGCGACCACGAGTTCGCTCGCTACGGCGTGGCGACCGACGGCGACCTTCGACCCCTCGATGCGAGCGAGCACAACGAGTTCGAGAACCTGCGCGCTGCCGGCTCGGTGCTTGGCGGCTATGACTTCGCCGCCGAGAAATCCGGTAGCGGGGTCTCGATCGCAACAGGCTACGCGGCGGGCCAGCGCGCCGCACAGGAGGCACGATGA